The proteins below come from a single Miscanthus floridulus cultivar M001 chromosome 1, ASM1932011v1, whole genome shotgun sequence genomic window:
- the LOC136543818 gene encoding protein IRON-RELATED TRANSCRIPTION FACTOR 3-like isoform X1 — MVPSERGSVATAVSTPAADKLLHGPISGKKKCKKPAPRKIHKAEREKLKRDYLNDLFVELGNMLEADRQSNGKACILTDTTRILRELLVQVDVLRKEHSNLQNESHYVTMERNEMQDENGMLRKEISELQNELTMRVSGSPAGWGHGTARSDPPLPHSTAVFSSEQAMQPPTIASVVFPLQQPLAPSAMTEPPYAAPPLELKLFPEVASAEGHEPCEDQEAPSYVARPQARYPTQSASWPVSLFSGLPRMEDEQCSSSTTGSSKAASTDRE, encoded by the exons ATGGTTCCATCCGAGAGGGGGAGCGTCGCCACCGCCGTCAGCACGCCTGCCGCCGACAAGCTGCTCCATGG GCCTATCTCTGGCAAGAAGAAGTGCAAAAAACCAGCCCCGAGGAAGATTCATAAAGCTGAGAGGGAGAAGCTTAAACGAGACTACCTAAATGATCTCTTCGTCGAGCTGGGTAATATGCTAG AAGCAGATAGACAGAGCAATGGGAAGGCATGCATACTGACTGACACTACTCGGATACTAAGAGAGTTGCTTGTTCAAGTAGATGTTCTTCGAAAGGAACATAGCAACCTACAGAACGAGTCTCATTAT GTCACAATGGAGAGGAATGAGATGCAGGATGAAAACGGCATGCTCCGCAAAGAAATTTCAGAGCTTCAAAACGAGTTGACAATGCGGGTTTCAGGCAGTCCAGCAGGTTGGGGCCATGGCACCGCCAGATCAGACCCCCCTCTTCCTCACTCAACCGCAGTGTTCTCATCGGAGCAGGCAATGCAACCACCCACCATTGCAAGCGTTGTATTCCCCTTGCAGCAGCCACTGGCACCATCAGCAATGACCGAGCCGCCTTATGCTGCACCACCACTGGAACTGAAGCTCTTCCCAGAAGTGGCATCTGCCGAAGGCCATGAGCCATGTGAAGACCAGGAAGCTCCCAGCTATGTGGCACGACCACAGGCAAGGTACCCAACGCAATCGGCCTCATGGCCTGTAAGCCTGTTCTCTGGCCTTCCAAGAATGGAAGATGAGCAATGCAGTAGCAGCACAACCGGCAGCAGCAAGGCGGCTAGCACAGATAGAGAATGA
- the LOC136543818 gene encoding protein IRON-RELATED TRANSCRIPTION FACTOR 3-like isoform X2 → MVPSERGSVATAVSTPAADKLLHGPISGKKKCKKPAPRKIHKAEREKLKRDYLNDLFVELGNMLDRQSNGKACILTDTTRILRELLVQVDVLRKEHSNLQNESHYVTMERNEMQDENGMLRKEISELQNELTMRVSGSPAGWGHGTARSDPPLPHSTAVFSSEQAMQPPTIASVVFPLQQPLAPSAMTEPPYAAPPLELKLFPEVASAEGHEPCEDQEAPSYVARPQARYPTQSASWPVSLFSGLPRMEDEQCSSSTTGSSKAASTDRE, encoded by the exons ATGGTTCCATCCGAGAGGGGGAGCGTCGCCACCGCCGTCAGCACGCCTGCCGCCGACAAGCTGCTCCATGG GCCTATCTCTGGCAAGAAGAAGTGCAAAAAACCAGCCCCGAGGAAGATTCATAAAGCTGAGAGGGAGAAGCTTAAACGAGACTACCTAAATGATCTCTTCGTCGAGCTGGGTAATATGCTAG ATAGACAGAGCAATGGGAAGGCATGCATACTGACTGACACTACTCGGATACTAAGAGAGTTGCTTGTTCAAGTAGATGTTCTTCGAAAGGAACATAGCAACCTACAGAACGAGTCTCATTAT GTCACAATGGAGAGGAATGAGATGCAGGATGAAAACGGCATGCTCCGCAAAGAAATTTCAGAGCTTCAAAACGAGTTGACAATGCGGGTTTCAGGCAGTCCAGCAGGTTGGGGCCATGGCACCGCCAGATCAGACCCCCCTCTTCCTCACTCAACCGCAGTGTTCTCATCGGAGCAGGCAATGCAACCACCCACCATTGCAAGCGTTGTATTCCCCTTGCAGCAGCCACTGGCACCATCAGCAATGACCGAGCCGCCTTATGCTGCACCACCACTGGAACTGAAGCTCTTCCCAGAAGTGGCATCTGCCGAAGGCCATGAGCCATGTGAAGACCAGGAAGCTCCCAGCTATGTGGCACGACCACAGGCAAGGTACCCAACGCAATCGGCCTCATGGCCTGTAAGCCTGTTCTCTGGCCTTCCAAGAATGGAAGATGAGCAATGCAGTAGCAGCACAACCGGCAGCAGCAAGGCGGCTAGCACAGATAGAGAATGA